CTATTTTTTTATTTTTTATAATACTCATAAGAAAAAAAAGTTTTAAAATAGATAAAAGACAATTTTTAGAATTAATTTTATTTAGCATCGTTGGGCTTGGTTTAACATTTTTCTTTTTGTCTCTATCGCTATTATATATATCTGCAGGGCTTACCAATATGATTCACTTTGGATATCCTGTTGTAGTAATTATATTGATGGCTATAATTTACAAAGAAAAAATTAATATACTAAAAATACTATCTGTAATTTCTGCTGTTGTTGGAATAGTGCTTTTAACTAGGGTTGTTGAAGTAGAATCTTTTAAGGGGGTAATATATGCTTTAATAACAACAGTAACTTATGGAGTATATATTATATCAAACAAAAAGGCTTCATTTGCTAAACTTGATACTATGGTTTCACTTTTTTATATGTCTTTATTTGTATCTATAGTATTTTTTATATGGGGAATATCAACTAATAGCCTAAAAATGATTGACAGCATAAATGTATTTAATAATTTTATTGCCATATCTTTACTTTGTACAATATTTTCTTTGGGTCTTTTGCTTTATGGTGTAAAACAATTAGGCTCTTCACTTGCCTCAATACTAAATATGTTTGAACCCACAACTACAGTGATAGCTTCTATTTTTATTTATGATGAGACATTAACCATAAATATATTATTTGGTTCAATACTAATTGTAATGTCCACTATATTTATGATAATGTCATCAAAAATAAAAGCTTAAAAAAACTCTATAAAAATTATTACTTACCTGTTACAGTTATAGTATCATAATTAGAAAAGTCGTTTTTGCTTTCTAAATCTTTTTTATCATAATCTTTTAGAGGTATTTTATTTCTTATAGCAGCATAAACTGTTGGAACTATTATTAAAGTAAACATAGTTGAAAGTAAAAGCCCTCCTAAAACAGCAATAGATAAAGGCTGATACATTTCATTTCCGCTTCCTACAGATAATGCCATAGGCAAGAGTCCTAGTATTGTTGTAAGTGTTGTCATTAGAACTGGTCTTAAACGTCTAGGTCCAGATTCTAAAGCAGCCTCATCTCCGCTAACATGTTTTTCATGCATAAGCTGATTCATATAGTCTATAAGTACAATTCCATTATTTACTACAATACCAATAAGCACTATAAAACCTATTCCACTATACACGCTCAAAGTTTGCCCGCTTATAAATAATGCTATCAAAGAACCAGCAAAACCAAACGGAATTGCTAATGCTATAACAAAAGGTGCAATAAGCGATTCAAACTGACTTGCCATTATGGCATAAACTAAAACTAATGCTAATATCAAAGCTTGAAGTAATTGTAAAAATGCTTCATTCATATCCTCAAAATCACCCGCATAATTAATGCTAAATCCTGAAGGTATAAATACTTCATTGTTTATCTTCTCTTGAACATCTAGCATTACATCGCTTAAAGCTCTATTGTAGGCTGAAGCTCTTATGCTTGTTATTCTTGTGCTGTCTTTTCTTTCTATCTCTGTAGGGCCGTAACTTTTCTCTACTGTTGCTATTGATGATATAGGTACTATTCCTGAACTTGTTGGTATCATTAATCTTGATATATCATCTATATTAAGCCTGTCAGGTTCTCCAAGCTGAACATTAACATCTATATCTGTAACATCAGAATTGTCTGGTGTCATAGTTGTTGCTGTTGTTCCTGCGAAACTTGTTTTAATAATATTTGCTATAGTGTTAACATTTAATCCCATTTTGGCTGCTATTTCTCTATTAATGTATACTTTTAATTCTGGGTTAGAATCATCTCTTGTAAGTCTCGGCTCTCTTATACCTTCTATGTCAGATATTGCATTTATTATATTGTTTGCTATTTCTGTGGCTTTATCCAAATCATCTCCTACAAGCTCTATTTCTATTTCTTGTCCGCCTGTGCCTCCGTTTCTACCGCCACCGCCTATAGCTGAAGTTGTTATTGCTGCTATATTTATTTGTGCTGGGTAAGATGATAATGCATTTCTTGTAAGCTCTATATATTCATCAACTGACTTTTCTCTGCCCTCGCTTTTCTCTCTTAACTGCACCCTTATTTCAGCAGAGTTTTCTTCTGCACCAGATTTTACTCTTGACTGCATTCTGTCAAAATCTTCTCCTATTACCTCTTGTATATCGCTTTCCATTCTATTTACAAATGATTGTGTTTGTTCTGATTTTGTACCTACTGGCATTTTTACATCAATCTTAAATTGACCCTCATCTGAAGTTGGAAAACCTTCCTTTCCTATAAATGTTAATCCTATAACTATTACAAAAAGTATCACACTCAAAGAAGAAATCAAAACTTTCTTTTTATTTTTTATAGAAAAGTTAAGCATAAAAGAGTATATATTATTAACTCTGTCATGAAATTGTTTATTAACAAAATTTTCTATAGGTATTAAAAATTGTGTTTTTTTATTCGTTACAAGTCTAGCCCCAAGCATAGGAACAACCGTAAGAGCAACAAATAAAGAGCCTATCATTGAAACTGTTACAGTAATGCATAAATCTCTAAAAAGCTGACCTGTTTGACCTTCAACAAAAAGAAAAGGTAAAAATACAGCTATTGTAGTGAGAGTAGAAGCTGATATTGCTAATGCCACTGTAGAAGTGCCGTTTATAGCAGAAGAATATTTTCCGTATCCGCTATTTCTATAAAAGAATATATTTTCAAGCACTACAATAGAGTTATCTACCATCATACCAATTCCTAATACAAGTCCTGATAATGAAATGATGTTTAAAGTTATTCCCATAAAATACATTAATGTAAATGTAATAATTATTGATATGGGTATTGATATCGCTATTATAGAAACAGTTTTTATATTCCACAAATAAAGCATAAGTATTATAACAGCAAACAAACTTCCCTGCCAAGCCGTTTCTAATACTCCGTTTATAGATTCGTTTACATTGTCAGCATTGTTGAATAATATTTCATACTTTATACCATCTGGAAGATTCAAATTCTCTAATTGTTTTTTTACAGATTTTGATACATTAACAGAGTTTCCTCCCGATTCTTTATTAACAGATACCGATATAGCAGGCATTCCATTTATTTTTACTATCTCAGAATCGTCACTGTATCCTTGATAAACCCTTCCTATGTCTTTTAATTTTATAGGCGTGTCATTGGTTTTTAATGCCACAACAGTGTTTTCAATATCTTCTACAGTTGTAAACTCTCCCATTGTTCTTATGGTATATTTATAAACTCCTTCGTATGTATCGCCTCCTGATAGGTTTTGATTTTCTGATGATAAAAGAGAAACTATTGAATTAATGTCTATACCATAAGCATGAAGACGGTTTAACACTAAATCAACTTTCATTTCTGTTTTAAGGCCGCCTCTAATTTCTGCTCTTGCTACTCCTGATGCTTGCTCTATTTTGTTTAATATTTGATTGTCTATTAAAGTATATAATGCCCCTAAATTATCTGTACCAAAAAATGCTATTTCCATAACAGGCATCATATCTGTAGAAAATTTAAATACTGTAGGGCTTTCAGCATCATCTGGAAGAGAATTTTTTATTCCATCTATTGCCTCTCTTACATCAGCTGTAGCAACTGCTAAATCTGTACCCCAATTAAACTCTATAAATACACTAGACTGACCTTCTTCTGAAGTAGAAGTTATTGAATTAATGCCGCTTACTGTGGCAACTGCATTTTCAACAATTCTAGTTACAGATTTTTCTACTTCTTCAGGTCCTGCATTCTCATATGTTGTTCTTACTGTAATGTATGGAAGCTCCATATCAGGCAAGAAATCTACTGCTAATTTTGTTAAGCTTACAAAACCTAATATCAATACTGCTATTATACACATAAAAACAGCTACGGGTCTTTTTACTACTAACTCTATAAAACTCCTCATTTGCACTCCCCCTTCTTATATAGTATGTATACATATTGTTGTTGTATAATTTTTATATTTTAGACGAATAAGGTTATAAAAAAGTTTTAAATTAAGTTATGTATTAGGGTGTATTTGTGTGAATTTTTTATTTGCAGGGCTTTGCCCCGCACCCCACTTCTTTTGTTGCCACAAAGAAGCAAAAAGGCTGCATTGTTTATACTTAAAATATTGGGATTATTTTATACTTAATACATATTCCTAAAATATTAGCTATAGTACTTGCACTTTTTGGTTCTTTTTGCGGCGGGAAAAAGAACAATATAAATTTTATAATTTAATTGTATATTAAAAGGCACGCCCCCGCACAACTAAGGAGTTACAATTAAAGCATAGCATTACCGTGCGGAAAACTCATATGGCGAATACTTCAAAGAAAAAAATAATTGTGAATAAAAAAGCACTCCTCCGCACGCGTAGAAGGTTATGATTAAAACAGAGTATTGTCGTGCGGCAAGCCGCCGACCGTAGGGAGTGCACAGCTAGGCGAGTAGTGCGGCAAGGTGCTACAGCTAATACGCGGTAAAAAGTTGAATAAAAATCTATAAAAACCTGCAGCCTTGTCTCAACTCTTTCTCTGTCATCAATTTGTTTATAGAGTTTATTATTTCGCCTTTGGATTTTTTCCATTTCGGTGCTATTAAACTATCTCCTAAACTGTCGCCCATAATCCTCGACACTATTATATCTTCTCTTAAAATAGATATAGCATCCACCATAAGCTCTATATAAAAATCTTCATCAAGTGTAGGAAAATCATAATTTTTGTACATTGCCTCAAAAGCACTTCCAACCACAATATCAAGCTGATGAAACTTTACACTGTCAATTTTTAAATTAGAAATATCTCTAACAGTTTGAAGCATCTCTTCTCTTGTTTCTAAAATTATTTTTTGTCCTTCTATCTTTTTAGGCAAACCAAATATTATATGAGTTGATATTATTAGATTACTATAATTATTTTTTATGTTTTCTGTCATCTTAGCAAACGACTCAAAATTATGTCCTCTGTTTATAAAAATAGAAGTATCATCATTTGAAGATTGAAGCCCCATTTCAAGCCATATCTCTTTATTATATTTTTTTGATAAATTATTTAATTCTAAGAGTACTGCCTCTTCAAGCATATCACTTCTTGCTCCAAACATTAAACCAACACAGTCCTCAAACTCAATTAATTTATTTGCATATTTAAGAGATTCTGATGAAGCTAATTTTGATAATGGAGTGCCAAGCTGAAAATAAGCATAATATTTTTTGTATCTATTTTTATAATTGTTTACGCCGTTTATCCATTGATTTTTAATATCATCTTCTTCCACATACGGAGGCTTATAACTATTTAAATTGCAAAACTTGCATCCTCCATTATTTGCCTTATGAGCACATCCGAAATCTGTGTCTATAGAAATCTTACCAACCTTAAAACCGAACTTTTTTTTTACATAATCAGAAAAACTATAATAATTTTGCATATCTATCTTTTAATATATCTTTCCATTTCCCTGTCTAATGCTTTTTTCTTTAGAGTCTCTCTCTTATCATGAAGCTTTTTACCTTTAGCTAAAGCAAGCTCAACTTTAACCTTTCCCCTGCTAAAATATAAACTAATAGGAATGAGAGTAAGCCCCTGCTCTTTTATTTTACCATAAAGCCTTTTAATCTCTCTTTTTTTCATTAAAAGCTTCCTTTCACGCAAAGGGTCATGATTGTTTCTGTTTCCAAAATGATACGGAGAAATATGCATATTCACTATAAAAAGCTCTCCCTTTTTAAAAGATGCATAAGAATCAGACATATTAACTCCCCTATCTCTAAGAGATTTAACTTCCGTACCAAGTAAAACTATACCCGCCTCAAACTTCTCTATCACTTCATAATTAAAAAGTGCTTTTTTATTTCTTGCTATCTCTCCAGATGAGATGGAATTATTTTTTTTATCTTTTTTATCTTTCTTAGCCATTTTTTATTTACTCTTATATGATGTTTAAAGATTATACATAAATTATAAAAATTGTCAAAATAAAGAAATAATTAAAAACTATATTATCAATTTATATTTTTTTGCATGAGTTTCTAATTACTATATTTGGCTGAAGTATTATGTTTATATTATTATTTACTCTCTCACTTATAATATTTAATACTGATAATACTGCATTTTTTCCCATTTCATAAGCTTGAGAAGATACCGTAGTAAGTCCTATCATAGAAGAAAATGGTATATTATCATAACCAATTAAAGATATATCATTAGGTATTGATATTCCATATTCTTCTGTTGCTTTTTTTATTCCAAAACACATTATATCGCATGCAGAAAATATAGCTGTATAATTAAGTTTAGATTTTATAATACCTTTCATTTGTTCATAGCTTTCATCAAAATTAAAATTAGCTATTTTTTTATATTTGGAATCATCAAAATCTATATTATTATCATTCAATGCCTTTGTAAAACCAGCAAATCTTTCTTTCTCTGTACTAATATCTTGAAGTCCTGCCATATATATAATATCTTTATGTCCCAAATCTATCAAATATTTAGTGGCATTATAAGCTCCTATTTCATTATCAGAACCAACATAATTGATATTATTAATATCCACTTTTCTATCTAAAAATATAATAGGGACATTTACTTTTGTTAATATTTCATTAAAATATTCACTGTCGCCTGTGGATGCCACTATTATATATCCAGATACTCCAATTTTTGCAATATCTTTAAAATTTAATATATCTTTATTTTCTTTAAACTGTGAAAGTATGATATGATATCCATAAAGATTTGCAGTATTCTCTATTCCTTCAATTATGTTCGCAAAAAAAGGATTTGTAATATCTGGAATAATTACAGATATAATTTGTTTATTTTTAATATTTTTCTTTAGATGATAGCCGTCAGAATTAGCAATTTTATTTATTTTCTTTTTTATCTTTTCATCTACGCTGCTATTTCCATTTAATACTCTAGAAACAGTAGCAATAGAAACATTTGCTTTTTTAGCTATATATGTAAGAGTTATTTTTTTATCATTCATAACAAATAAATCATATTATTACAATTTTATATTAAAAAATATAATATATGAATTTTAATTTGTCAATATTATTTTCAAAAATAAGTATTTTTCAGAAAATTTTTTGAAAATTTTCTGAAAAAAGTTGATTTTTAAGATTTAGTTTACTAAACTATTTGTATAAAAATAATAATAAATAATTTTTATTGATGTTGAAAATATTGTATTAGCAAACAGTTTATTTAAGATTGATAATCTTATAATAGCTGCTAAATATTATGATGCTATAATTAAAGCCCAAAGATTTACTTTTATATTAAGTTTTTATTAGATCAATAATTGAATCTAATTTTAGTAAAAGTTTAGTTTTATCTTATGGAGCTTTTATTTTATATACATCTTAATTACATATACAATATTGAAAATAAATTAAAAAACATTAAATAAATTTGATTTATTAATTATTTTTACTATAATTTTAGTTACATAAAATACAAAAAAATGGAGCTTTATATGAAAAAAAGTTTACTCACACTATTTTTACTATCAATGTTTTTATTTTCTTGTAACAGCGGAGGACAAGAAGGAGCTGCAAAAACAGGTGATTCTTCAAAAAAATACACAATAGCATCTGTTGGAAAAATTGAAGGTATATCTTGGTTTATAAGAATGAGAGAAGGTGTAGATAAATTTAAAGCAGATACTGGTCATGACGCTTTCATGATAAGCCCTGCTCAAGCTGATGCTGCACAACAAGTACAAATTGTAGAAAATTTAATAGCTCAAGGAGTAGATGCTATATGTATAGTTCCATTCTCTCCAGAATCTGTAGAACCTGTTTTGAAAAAAGCAAGAGATAACGGAATAAAAGTAATAGTTCACGAAGCTTCTCAGCAACAAAATGCTGACATAATAATAGAAGCATTCTCTAACTATGATTTCGGTCAAAAAATGGCTGAATATCTTGTTAAAATAATGGGAGAACAAGGTGAAGTTGCTAATTTTGTTGGTAGCTTAACATCTAAATCTCATAATGAACAACAAGACGGTGTTGAAGCATATTTGAAAAACTATCCTAACATTAAATTAGTTTCAAGAAGAAATGAAGATTATGATGACCAAACAAAAGCTTATGAAAAAACAAAAGAGCTTTTAACAACTTATCCTAACTTAACTGGTATAATAGGAAGTGCAAGTACAACAGTACCAGGTGCTTCTTTAGCTATAGATGAAAGAAAATTACAAGATAAAGTTACTATAGTTGGAGTTGCTACTCCTTTAGATGCTAAACAATATTTAGATAGCGGTGCTGCTGACGTAATAGCTTTATGGGACCCTGCAGTATCTGCTTATGCTATGAACGTTATAGCTGTTAAATTATTAAACGGAGAAACAATAGAAAATGGTGCTGATTTAGGATTAGAAGGATACAATAGCATAAGACAAGATGAAAATGATCCTAAATTATTCTTCGGTGAGGCTGGAATATTCTTAGATAAAGATACAGCATCTGGATATAATTTCTAATTTAAATAATATAAGTAGATTTATCATATAAAGGAATTAATATTATGAAAGATAGCATAGTTTACTTAGATAATGTAGAAAAAAAATTTGCAGGGGTTTATGCCATTAAGGGTGTAACTTTCTCTGTAAAACCTGGGGAAGTTCGTTGTTTGGCTGGTGAAAACGGATGTGGTAAATCTACTTTAATAAAAATTATTTCTGGATTCTATAAACCAGACGGCGGAAAAGTATATTTAAATGGATATGAATATTATGATTTGATGCCATTAGAAGCTATAAAAAATGGTATACAAGTTATTTATCAAGATTTTTCTTTGTTTCAAAATCTTACAGTTGCTGAAAATATCTCTTATAGCTATATGGTAAGTGAAAAAAGAAAATTCTTTAACTATAAAGAATCTTTGAGAATAGCTGAAAGCGGATTAGATAAAATAAAAGTTAATATAGATTTAAATGCCACTTTAAGCGATTTAACAGTAGCTGATAAACAATTAGTTGCTATAGCTAGAAGTTTAGTTTCAGAAAACACAAAGCTATTAGTTTTAGATGAACCTACAACTGCCCTAACACATAATGAAGTTGAAAGATTATTGGATGTAATTAGAATATTAAAAAAAGACGGCGTATCTATAATATTTGTAAGTCATAAACTTATGGAATTAACATCTGTAAGTGATTCTATAACTATATTAAGAAACGGTGAAGTTGTAGCTAATGGAGATATGGCTGATTTTGATGAAAGTAAAATTACATATTATATGACTGGAAGAAAATTCTCAGGTGAAAAATATGTTGTAAATAACCTTGAAACTGCTAAAACAATTTTGGAAGTGCAATCAATGTCTTTAAAAAATAAATACACTGATATATCATTTTCATTAAAAGAGGGAGAAGTATTGGGTATTACTGGACTATTAGGCTCTGGAAGAAGTGAAATTAGTCAATCCTTATATGGAATGCTTCCTTATGACAGCGGAAAGATTATTTTTCATGGTAAAGAAATATCTATAAGAAATATACTAGATGCAAGAAAACATGGTATATCTTATGTACCAGAAGATAGGCTTACAGAGGGTTTATTCTTAAGACAGCCTATTATTAGTAATATAATTGTATCAATATATAAAGAATTATCTAATATATTAGGTGTTATAGATTTCAAAAAAGCTAATGAAGTAAGCTTAAATAAAACAAAAGAACTAAAATTAAATACCACTAATTTAGATATGTTTGTTCAAAATCTTTCTGGAGGAAACCAGCAAAAAGTTGTTATAGCGAAATGGCTTGTATCTGATACTAAATTAATTATATTGAATGGTCCGACAGTGGGAGTAGATATTGGTGCTAAATATGAAATACACTTAAAACTTAAAGAAATAGCAAAAAACAATATAGGCGTTATAATAATATCTGATGACGTTTCTGAACTTATAGAAAACTGCAATAGAATATTAATTATCAATAAGGGCAGATTAGTTAAAGAAGTAAAATCTGAAGATCAAACTGTAGAGAGTTTATCTAATTTAATATTAAGTGATTATTGATTATTAGGAAAATAAATATGATGAAGAAATTATTTAAGCAACAGGAATTTTTTATATTAATTATTTTATTAATTGTTTCCTCTATAATAGCTGTTATAAATCCCAAATTTTTATCTATAGGAAATATTTACAGCATACTAAAAAGTACAACAGTTTTAGGTATATTATCTATAGGGGTTTTACTTGTAATTATTTTAGGCGGTATAGATGTATCATTTCCAGCGATAGCTGCTTTTTCAATGTATACATCTTCTTTAATAGTTTTGAATTTTATGCCTCAGGCAAATGTAGTTATAATAATGATTATAGCTATAATAATAGGTGCTGCTTGCGGATTTATAAATGGATTTTTCATTTCAAAATATGATTTTCCTGCTATGGTTGTAACATTAGGAACTAGCAGTGCTTTGTTAGGATTTATGTATACTTTCATAGGAACAAGAATCAATCATAAATTATCACCTTCATTGGTAGAATTTGGAAAAGCTACTATATTTAATTATACTCAATCTGATGGTGTTATTGTTGGTTTGCCAGTTGCATACTTAATATATGTAATTATAGCAATATTAGTGGCATTATTTCTAAGAACAACTATGTTTGGACGCTCTATATATGCAGTTGGAGGAGA
The genomic region above belongs to Brachyspira sp. SAP_772 and contains:
- a CDS encoding efflux RND transporter permease subunit translates to MRSFIELVVKRPVAVFMCIIAVLILGFVSLTKLAVDFLPDMELPYITVRTTYENAGPEEVEKSVTRIVENAVATVSGINSITSTSEEGQSSVFIEFNWGTDLAVATADVREAIDGIKNSLPDDAESPTVFKFSTDMMPVMEIAFFGTDNLGALYTLIDNQILNKIEQASGVARAEIRGGLKTEMKVDLVLNRLHAYGIDINSIVSLLSSENQNLSGGDTYEGVYKYTIRTMGEFTTVEDIENTVVALKTNDTPIKLKDIGRVYQGYSDDSEIVKINGMPAISVSVNKESGGNSVNVSKSVKKQLENLNLPDGIKYEILFNNADNVNESINGVLETAWQGSLFAVIILMLYLWNIKTVSIIAISIPISIIITFTLMYFMGITLNIISLSGLVLGIGMMVDNSIVVLENIFFYRNSGYGKYSSAINGTSTVALAISASTLTTIAVFLPFLFVEGQTGQLFRDLCITVTVSMIGSLFVALTVVPMLGARLVTNKKTQFLIPIENFVNKQFHDRVNNIYSFMLNFSIKNKKKVLISSLSVILFVIVIGLTFIGKEGFPTSDEGQFKIDVKMPVGTKSEQTQSFVNRMESDIQEVIGEDFDRMQSRVKSGAEENSAEIRVQLREKSEGREKSVDEYIELTRNALSSYPAQINIAAITTSAIGGGGRNGGTGGQEIEIELVGDDLDKATEIANNIINAISDIEGIREPRLTRDDSNPELKVYINREIAAKMGLNVNTIANIIKTSFAGTTATTMTPDNSDVTDIDVNVQLGEPDRLNIDDISRLMIPTSSGIVPISSIATVEKSYGPTEIERKDSTRITSIRASAYNRALSDVMLDVQEKINNEVFIPSGFSINYAGDFEDMNEAFLQLLQALILALVLVYAIMASQFESLIAPFVIALAIPFGFAGSLIALFISGQTLSVYSGIGFIVLIGIVVNNGIVLIDYMNQLMHEKHVSGDEAALESGPRRLRPVLMTTLTTILGLLPMALSVGSGNEMYQPLSIAVLGGLLLSTMFTLIIVPTVYAAIRNKIPLKDYDKKDLESKNDFSNYDTITVTGK
- the smpB gene encoding SsrA-binding protein SmpB yields the protein MAKKDKKDKKNNSISSGEIARNKKALFNYEVIEKFEAGIVLLGTEVKSLRDRGVNMSDSYASFKKGELFIVNMHISPYHFGNRNNHDPLRERKLLMKKREIKRLYGKIKEQGLTLIPISLYFSRGKVKVELALAKGKKLHDKRETLKKKALDREMERYIKR
- a CDS encoding ABC transporter permease, whose translation is MMKKLFKQQEFFILIILLIVSSIIAVINPKFLSIGNIYSILKSTTVLGILSIGVLLVIILGGIDVSFPAIAAFSMYTSSLIVLNFMPQANVVIIMIIAIIIGAACGFINGFFISKYDFPAMVVTLGTSSALLGFMYTFIGTRINHKLSPSLVEFGKATIFNYTQSDGVIVGLPVAYLIYVIIAILVALFLRTTMFGRSIYAVGGDQISAIRIGLKVKTIKIAVYMFVGVLAGIAGVIHSSYLRMSNPFELYGTELLVIASTILGGATIGGGRGTVIGTFLGMLLITIISNSLILLGVPSYWQKVVIGVFILLSVSIPQLVKKYTTKL
- a CDS encoding DMT family transporter, with amino-acid sequence MINVLLVIIASIAYGFLPIFTKNIIRENYSSVAIVFYRYAFTAIFLFFIILIRKKSFKIDKRQFLELILFSIVGLGLTFFFLSLSLLYISAGLTNMIHFGYPVVVIILMAIIYKEKINILKILSVISAVVGIVLLTRVVEVESFKGVIYALITTVTYGVYIISNKKASFAKLDTMVSLFYMSLFVSIVFFIWGISTNSLKMIDSINVFNNFIAISLLCTIFSLGLLLYGVKQLGSSLASILNMFEPTTTVIASIFIYDETLTINILFGSILIVMSTIFMIMSSKIKA
- a CDS encoding TIGR01212 family radical SAM protein (This family includes YhcC from E. coli K-12, an uncharacterized radical SAM protein.), which gives rise to MQNYYSFSDYVKKKFGFKVGKISIDTDFGCAHKANNGGCKFCNLNSYKPPYVEEDDIKNQWINGVNNYKNRYKKYYAYFQLGTPLSKLASSESLKYANKLIEFEDCVGLMFGARSDMLEEAVLLELNNLSKKYNKEIWLEMGLQSSNDDTSIFINRGHNFESFAKMTENIKNNYSNLIISTHIIFGLPKKIEGQKIILETREEMLQTVRDISNLKIDSVKFHQLDIVVGSAFEAMYKNYDFPTLDEDFYIELMVDAISILREDIIVSRIMGDSLGDSLIAPKWKKSKGEIINSINKLMTEKELRQGCRFL
- a CDS encoding LacI family DNA-binding transcriptional regulator is translated as MNDKKITLTYIAKKANVSIATVSRVLNGNSSVDEKIKKKINKIANSDGYHLKKNIKNKQIISVIIPDITNPFFANIIEGIENTANLYGYHIILSQFKENKDILNFKDIAKIGVSGYIIVASTGDSEYFNEILTKVNVPIIFLDRKVDINNINYVGSDNEIGAYNATKYLIDLGHKDIIYMAGLQDISTEKERFAGFTKALNDNNIDFDDSKYKKIANFNFDESYEQMKGIIKSKLNYTAIFSACDIMCFGIKKATEEYGISIPNDISLIGYDNIPFSSMIGLTTVSSQAYEMGKNAVLSVLNIISERVNNNINIILQPNIVIRNSCKKI
- a CDS encoding sugar ABC transporter ATP-binding protein encodes the protein MKDSIVYLDNVEKKFAGVYAIKGVTFSVKPGEVRCLAGENGCGKSTLIKIISGFYKPDGGKVYLNGYEYYDLMPLEAIKNGIQVIYQDFSLFQNLTVAENISYSYMVSEKRKFFNYKESLRIAESGLDKIKVNIDLNATLSDLTVADKQLVAIARSLVSENTKLLVLDEPTTALTHNEVERLLDVIRILKKDGVSIIFVSHKLMELTSVSDSITILRNGEVVANGDMADFDESKITYYMTGRKFSGEKYVVNNLETAKTILEVQSMSLKNKYTDISFSLKEGEVLGITGLLGSGRSEISQSLYGMLPYDSGKIIFHGKEISIRNILDARKHGISYVPEDRLTEGLFLRQPIISNIIVSIYKELSNILGVIDFKKANEVSLNKTKELKLNTTNLDMFVQNLSGGNQQKVVIAKWLVSDTKLIILNGPTVGVDIGAKYEIHLKLKEIAKNNIGVIIISDDVSELIENCNRILIINKGRLVKEVKSEDQTVESLSNLILSDY
- a CDS encoding substrate-binding domain-containing protein, which gives rise to MKKSLLTLFLLSMFLFSCNSGGQEGAAKTGDSSKKYTIASVGKIEGISWFIRMREGVDKFKADTGHDAFMISPAQADAAQQVQIVENLIAQGVDAICIVPFSPESVEPVLKKARDNGIKVIVHEASQQQNADIIIEAFSNYDFGQKMAEYLVKIMGEQGEVANFVGSLTSKSHNEQQDGVEAYLKNYPNIKLVSRRNEDYDDQTKAYEKTKELLTTYPNLTGIIGSASTTVPGASLAIDERKLQDKVTIVGVATPLDAKQYLDSGAADVIALWDPAVSAYAMNVIAVKLLNGETIENGADLGLEGYNSIRQDENDPKLFFGEAGIFLDKDTASGYNF